GTCATGGTAAAAACACAGCATACAGTTACAGGAGACTTGTGTCTTGAGGTGGAGCAGTGAGTAGGTGGGGCTATAAGACAGTTAGTCATGTCTGGCATTAAATTAAGAGGTTTGCTGTCTCCCCTGCCTATAGTTAAACTCACCATGAATCACATGCCGCAATGTTTACTGTCGTCTCTAAAGAGATTATACTTAACAAAGAGCTAAAAGAAATGATGGGTGTAGGCTGGCATTAGGAGTAACAGAAGTTAAACAAACCACTAATCTACTGGCTTTCAATCATATTTCCTCAGTCTCTGCAGAGCAGCAGCTACAATCACTTCTCTGCTATCTACTACCTACTGCTggaaagagtgaaagagcatCGTACCCAGCAGCTGAGCCGCCAGTGTGGAACCTGGAGCCAGAGACCCAGGAGCACCTCCGACTCCAACGGCCCAGAGGTGAATGCTCCTGCTTAAACATGTACTTCATCCTGATCTAATCTGCATTCTCTACTTGAAGACTAAAAATGCGGTGTGCTTTCTGCTACCTTATAGGTGATCATGGAGTCCACCGACAGCTTTAGAACTGCAGCATTTTCAATTCCACCCAAAAACCCTCCTCCAGTGTACCCAGAGATGGAGTGTGATCAAGGTGGATTGTTCCaggtaaacacattttaataaaaccTGACATTATTCAGCAGCTCAGGGGTTACAGGGCTTCACCTTCCACCGTGATGCTTGTCTACTAATAGACCAAAAGCAAACACTGCAGCACACGTGTCTTCTGTCAATCAGTGGCTAATAGTCttaactctttctctctccagcgTGTGGTGTTTCCAGTGGAGGCCAGCCTGAACAGACTGCTCTGGAACCGCTCAATTTCACCCAACAGCCTGCTGGAGACGAGTATCAGCGAGGAGGTGCGACCCAGggacctggaggaggaggaggcaacACAAACTCTCGGACCCCTGctcccctccaccaccacctcccgCAGACACACTCTGGCAGAGGTGTCTGCCCGTTTCCACCAGTGCAACCCTCCATGTGAGTGTGCAACCCGTAGGTCAGGGGTCACATACTAATCCACAGTCTGTCAGCTATGTAGAGTCTAATATCTTCTGTATCCTGTTTCTGTAGGTATTGTGGTCAGTCCCTCAGATGGCGCCTCCTCTGACAGCTGTCTGAAGTCCTCATCCAGTCCTACGCCCACTTTGCAGGCTGCTATGGGCGACATGTCAACACTTCTGGCCTCTGGGGCAGAAGGTGGAGCCCTGGTGCCTGCTGGAGCTCCCCTCgccctctcctcccacctcctgCCCCAAGCACAGGGCAGCCTTCCTGCTGCTAGTTTCCAGGAGGGTCGTAGAGCCTCTGACACTTCCCTTACACAAGGTAATGGAGCAGGGACATGAAATCAAGTGTCATTTATTTCCACCCgatcattatttttcttatgtCTACTGTGTCACATTATAAGATCAAAGGAGTATTGTGTAACACATTCCCATGCATTTCCACAGGCCTCAAAGCTTTCCGCCAGCAGCTGAGGAAAAACACACGCACTAAAGGACTTCTGGGATTAAACAAGATCAAGGGTCTGACGAGGCAGGTTGTCCCTCCACCCTCTTGTAACCGTGGCAGCCGTGGGTCACTGGGTCCAGCCCTCTCTGAGCACCGCAGCATGTTGGAGGAGGTGCTGCACCAACAGCGGTAAGACACACTTTTGAAAGCACTTTGTCATTAAATCCCACAAATTACATCTCGCAGATGCAGTCTaatcttctgtctttgttttccagGATGCTACAGATCCAGCACCAGCCCCAGCCTCAGGTCCAAGCTGCTCAGACAGGACCTGCCCAGAATCCCTTGCTCTTCCTGTCCCAGCAGCAGtcatcctctcctccacctACTTCAGTATTTGCTTCCTCCTCCTTGTTTGACACACCCACCCCCTCCGTCCTAAAGAGCAAGCCTCAGAACCCCCTTCCTCCTCAGCAAGCTTCAGTGGGTCTACAGCACGGCCCCTGGCAACAACCCCTCGAGACTTCCTCATCCTGCTACTCCTCTACTCTGTCCCCCGTGGCCTCCGCTGCTTACCTTCTTGAGGCTCGTCTGCACATCAGCCAGCAACCTCACCCTCACCTCAACACCGGCATCCAACAGCAGCCGCAGACAGCGACACAAGGCGCCTTCATGTCCAAACCAGTGATGTGGAGCATTGGCTCAGCCTCCAGCACAGATCCTGACGTGCTGGATTTGGGTCTGGctggacagcagcagctgagcagctgtgtgatggtgAAATAAAACGTTAACCATCAAGACCAATGATTGTTCTCACTGTGGGAGAAGCTCAGAGCAAAATGACTGTTGAGCCGAGAAGAATAGAGAGCAGAAGCGATGAGAACGAACAAAAAGCAGATGCAAAGACAAATTGACATGTAATTTAACAACATGGGGTACACATGTGCTTTTTATATCATATAAGCTAAAGACTAAGCAATAACCAAACTCTGCACAAGGCGTTTAACTCGTATCAAACAGCCAGAGAAGCAATAATAGACTGAAAAACTCTCATCCAGCGCCCTGACGGGATGTGCTCCCAGGGAAGTCATGGACTCACTTGAATGAAATGAGAGCTGACGTTAGCCGATACAGTTACGTCTCACGTGTTTTGATGCTGACTAAGTTATCatttcgattttttttttcaattgttttgAGAACAGGAAGACACCATCTTCCTCATTCTTTTTTAGTCACTTTTTGATTTCCTGTTCTCAATGTTGCTCACTTGACTGGAGAGAAGACCAaaatcctttcttttttttttcttcatttttcccACTTTGTTCGCCTTTCTCAAGAGACGTTACTCGGTAGCAGTGCAATGAACATGCAGTATAGTGCCCTAAGCTTAGAAACATTCACTGAAGGTGTTGATTTTCATTTGTATTGAAActgtgacttttctttttttttttttttgctgtgcaAGATTATAGATACGCAAATGCtgcttttaatcttttaaaaagaTTGAGACATCCTCATCAGCCAAAACTGAAGGAAAATAGTGTCTAGCTGATTGAGTAAAGCACAACAGGTACATCAGTCAGCTTGGTAGCACCTTATGTATGTGGATACATCAATCCACATTCCCTTCGTTTAATAAGCACCTTCTTTTTAGATGCTTCTACTACCTCCTCAGGCAACAAGAATTTGGAAACCTAAGCAAAACCTGTAAAAATcctcaaaaaaaacacatgtgcaGTCCCAGATTATTAGAGGAATGTTTTCATACGGATCATGCAAAGACTGTGGGGACAGTGCAATATTTGTCACAGAAATACAGAGGAAAGATGATGCTAAGAATCGACATAGGAGAGTCAAAACGTACATGCGTAATTGTCCTGAGGCTTTTTTGTTATCACCTTTGATTTGTCTGTTTGACCTTGCTGTGCTAGCTAGCTGACTAGGAAAGGTACTAGTTATGTAACATAATAACATGGTACAGTAGAAATTGAGAAGAAAGACTGACAGCATTTCAAAATGCTGTTATTTCACACAGCAAGTGTGTAGTCTTCTAACTGAAAGGAAGAATATGGGTTTTACCAAAGAGCGAACCGCACAAGAGAAGGGTGATCTATCACAGATACACTACTGAACTTTCATTTGTATGCAGCCTCAAAATGTAGCATGGTGGTTAGCTTGAATTTTCACATGATCTCCTTAGCTTTCGCTGTGAAAAAAACTCCCGCTGCCACCAAATCCTAATGCTACACGTGTTGTAATATCTCTAGCTGTTACTGTCAGGACCATGTTGGTATtcatttttgtacttttctagaaaagaagaaaaatgtcaaaaaaaaaaaaaaaaaatcagaacatAGCAATACCATGTTGTGCTGGAAGTTGAACTTTCTTCAGTTGTCCATAAGTGAGTAGAAATAGATAGACATTACCTGCAACAAGCTGATTTATCTGTTCAGTCACTTCAGACAATGAGTTAGAAATCTGCAAGAAAATGTGTAATATTGTAAGCGTAGTTAGTTCTGTCATATCTGTGAAACGTCCAGTGGATATGAAAGTGTTTTTCCAAACCCAGTTCCACATTGGAAACATGCAGTGTTGATATTTCTGGTTGATTGCACTCACTACCAACACTTGTGCCTTTATCTGAACAAACCCGCGATCAGAGGTCTGCGCCTCGAAGCTCTACACTGAAGAAGGAAAGATGAATGGCCATCCACTCAGAAGCCCCTTTTGATATCTTCTTTGACCTTTGAACTTGCTGTGTAAACAAAAGCAAGAATTGCACTTTATTCATATTTCTTAATactgaaattgtttttgtttctcatgttgaaaaacatttcacaaaactaTTGAAACACTAAGGCTCTTGATGCAAATCTGTAAGACCCTTTTTGATAAACTTTGGATAATaagtatttcatgtttttttttctgatttgttacTTGACTGTGTGATCATgtctgtatgtgagtgtgtgtgtttgtgtatgctcatgtgtgaatgtgtgttgagGGGAACATGAAGAGGTTAAGAGCAAGAATGTTAGTTCAAGAAagattgtttatttatgtggctatttatttgaataaagtTCACTTCCTaaactgtctgttgtttggATTTCACTGAAATCTTATCTGTAGACTTTAAGAAcccttttacattttacatgcattcacattcatatttacagtttataataataaaaagagatTATGAAGGATCCTCCTCACCATAGCAACTGACTCCAGCTTCTGTGCAAACACTACGTAGCCACGAGTTCAACACAGGAGCTCAGGATAGCAAACTCTATATcctcaatattttatatatatttgcacTCAGAATTTAATCGTATAGATTGCTTCACAACTGTGGAGTACAATGGACATATATATTCACACCAGGCCAATAAACACTTgcatatatttataataatattaactttGAATGTTTatcttttatacatttttttctaattcttatttttattttcattattattcttCATTCCACTCCAGAGTTTTAGCGCAGCCTTAAGAGAATGTAAACCTGcattttattgcacattttgaatgagtatgtgacaaataaaacctttgaaacTTTGAATCTAATGGATTCAGAGGGAGTCAACAGTGACATTGTCCCTTAAATGGGCATTAATATTTGTCAGAACAACTGAAAAACATCAGTAACATAAGAGTAGTTATCTTATTATGTGATGGCCT
This genomic interval from Thunnus thynnus chromosome 11, fThuThy2.1, whole genome shotgun sequence contains the following:
- the sik1 gene encoding serine/threonine-protein kinase SIK1, producing MVIMSENSRAAQSSPAQGRPLQVGFYEIIRTLGKGNFAVVKLAKHKVTKTQVAIKIIDKTRLNPSNLEKIYREVQIMKLLNHPHIIKLYQVMETKDMLYIVTEYAKNGEMFDHLTSNGRMSEDEARKKFWQILTAVDYCHRHHIVHRDLKTENLLLDANMNIKLADFGFGNFYNAGEPLSTWCGSPPYAAPEVFEGKEYEGPQLDIWSLGVVLYVLVCGSLPFDGPSLPALRQRVTEGRFRIPFFMSQDCENLIRKMLVVDPAKRISVAQIKQHRWMLADPTAAHQTLSHSLTEYNSNLGDYSEPVLGIMNTLGIDRQRTIESLQSSSYNHFSAIYYLLLERVKEHRTQQLSRQCGTWSQRPRSTSDSNGPEVIMESTDSFRTAAFSIPPKNPPPVYPEMECDQGGLFQRVVFPVEASLNRLLWNRSISPNSLLETSISEEVRPRDLEEEEATQTLGPLLPSTTTSRRHTLAEVSARFHQCNPPCIVVSPSDGASSDSCLKSSSSPTPTLQAAMGDMSTLLASGAEGGALVPAGAPLALSSHLLPQAQGSLPAASFQEGRRASDTSLTQGLKAFRQQLRKNTRTKGLLGLNKIKGLTRQVVPPPSCNRGSRGSLGPALSEHRSMLEEVLHQQRMLQIQHQPQPQVQAAQTGPAQNPLLFLSQQQSSSPPPTSVFASSSLFDTPTPSVLKSKPQNPLPPQQASVGLQHGPWQQPLETSSSCYSSTLSPVASAAYLLEARLHISQQPHPHLNTGIQQQPQTATQGAFMSKPVMWSIGSASSTDPDVLDLGLAGQQQLSSCVMVK